One region of Thunnus albacares chromosome 20, fThuAlb1.1, whole genome shotgun sequence genomic DNA includes:
- the mrpl27 gene encoding 39S ribosomal protein L27, mitochondrial, whose amino-acid sequence MATLASLMLKPRAGLLVPGQSSLLDSVRFASKKAGGSSKNLGGKSAGRRYGFKKQDGNFVHAGNILATQRLMRYHPGAHVGIGTNKTLFALEDGYVRFTKEVYVPAPRSPEATQVITKLPKGAVLYKTFINVMPVKQEGKFKLVDMV is encoded by the exons ATGGCAACGCTGGCGTCCTTGATGCTCAAGCCCAGAGCAG GGCTGTTGGTACCTGGTCAGTCGTCTCTCCTGGACTCTGTGAGGTTTGCATCTAAGAAGGCAGGTGGCAGCAGTAAGAACTTAGGAGGAAAGAGTGCTGGCCGGAGATATGGCTTCAAGAAACAGGATG GAAACTTTGTCCATGCTGGTAACATCCTTGCAACACAGAGGCTGATGAGGTATCACCCAGGAGCTCAT GTGGGGATTGGAACCAATAAGACGCTATTCGCTCTGGAGGACGGTTACGTCAGGTTCACCAAGGAGGTCTACGTCCCAGCACCACGCAGCCCGGAGGCCACCCAGGTCATCACCAAGCTGCCAAAAGGAGCTGTGCTCTACAAGACCTTCATCAACGTGATGCCAGTCAAACAGGAGGGGAAGTTTAAACTGGTGGACATGGTCTGA
- the LOC122971373 gene encoding uncharacterized protein LOC122971373 isoform X1, protein MSIPTPTAREIPPMAPDPMTVIVASVACIVFCIMILMLVVVLYRKDPLCCRFKPHRTEHYTDNSPHYHSRHSLIGIAHNEHSATMNQGALGPQDNSPHYHSRHSLIGIAHNEHSATMNQGALGPQLPGRVFIIGMPNDYHLGRPLPRLPTYESVRKRDRQRHIHNMIAHRFGLSNCHDELPPTYEETLRQSLDISPADLQSLDVNLSVHTQDRSSQLSDGTYNPSQPSTPLQGFPPLTDQHRAL, encoded by the exons ATGTCTATTCCCACTCCGACTGCGAGAGAGATTCCTCCAATGGCACCAGATCCAATGACTGTCATTGTGGCTTCAG TGGCCTGTATAGTATTTTGTATAATGATCCTAATGCTGGTGGTGGTGCTCTACAGAAAAGATCCTCTCTGCTGCAGATTCAAGCCTCACAGAACAGAACACTATACA GACAATTCTCCACACTATCACAGCAGGCACTCTTTGATTGGCATTGCCCATAATGAGCACAGTGCTACCATGAACCAAGGAGCTCTTGGACCACAG GACAATTCTCCACACTATCACAGCAGGCACTCTTTGATTGGCATTGCCCATAATGAGCACAGTGCTACCATGAACCAAGGAGCTCTTGGACCACAG CTTCCTGGAAGAGTGTTTATCATAGGGATGCCAAATGACTATCACTTGGGCAGGCCTCTGCCGCGGCTGCCTACCTACGAGAGCGTCCGTaagagggacagacagagacacatcCACAATATGATTGCACACCGTTTTGGCCTCAGTAACTGCCATGATGAG CTTCCACCAACGTATGAAGAAACCCTTCGGCAGTCCCTTGACATTTCACCCGCAGATCTGCAGTCTCTGGATGTTAACCTGTCAGTCCACACACAGGATCGTTCCTCACAACTCAGTGATGGCACATACAATCCTAGTCAACCATCCACACCACTCCAGGGATTTCCTCCTCTTACTGACCAGCACAGAGCTCTCTGA
- the LOC122971373 gene encoding uncharacterized protein LOC122971373 isoform X2 translates to MSIPTPTAREIPPMAPDPMTVIVASVACIVFCIMILMLVVVLYRKDPLCCRFKPHRTEHYTDNSPHYHSRHSLIGIAHNEHSATMNQGALGPQLPGRVFIIGMPNDYHLGRPLPRLPTYESVRKRDRQRHIHNMIAHRFGLSNCHDELPPTYEETLRQSLDISPADLQSLDVNLSVHTQDRSSQLSDGTYNPSQPSTPLQGFPPLTDQHRAL, encoded by the exons ATGTCTATTCCCACTCCGACTGCGAGAGAGATTCCTCCAATGGCACCAGATCCAATGACTGTCATTGTGGCTTCAG TGGCCTGTATAGTATTTTGTATAATGATCCTAATGCTGGTGGTGGTGCTCTACAGAAAAGATCCTCTCTGCTGCAGATTCAAGCCTCACAGAACAGAACACTATACA GACAATTCTCCACACTATCACAGCAGGCACTCTTTGATTGGCATTGCCCATAATGAGCACAGTGCTACCATGAACCAAGGAGCTCTTGGACCACAG CTTCCTGGAAGAGTGTTTATCATAGGGATGCCAAATGACTATCACTTGGGCAGGCCTCTGCCGCGGCTGCCTACCTACGAGAGCGTCCGTaagagggacagacagagacacatcCACAATATGATTGCACACCGTTTTGGCCTCAGTAACTGCCATGATGAG CTTCCACCAACGTATGAAGAAACCCTTCGGCAGTCCCTTGACATTTCACCCGCAGATCTGCAGTCTCTGGATGTTAACCTGTCAGTCCACACACAGGATCGTTCCTCACAACTCAGTGATGGCACATACAATCCTAGTCAACCATCCACACCACTCCAGGGATTTCCTCCTCTTACTGACCAGCACAGAGCTCTCTGA
- the LOC122970636 gene encoding ras-related protein Rab-37-like isoform X1 yields the protein MERMESMEPISVYYTTDYPEIHPDSAYGSTETTDCQAKTPPVPVYDEELVHKTILVGDSGVGKTSLLVQFDQGKFIPGSFSATVGIGFTNKVVTVDDVKVKLQIWDTAGQERFRSVTHAYYRDAHALLLLYDITSKSSFDNITAWLTEIHEYAQSDVVIMLLGNKADMSSDRAIKRDEGERLAREYSVPFMETSAKTGVNVELAFTAVAKYDTVFTTWLINTHVFCTEVALIIHYNVTSLIEQFLEQCQLDINHGNISCLFLTVQCLVLTIIL from the exons ATGGAGCGAATGGAGTCGATGGAGCCGATCTCGGTTTACTACACCACGGATTACCCGGAGATCCATCCTGATAGCGCCTACGGATCAACAGAGACTACCGACTGCCAAGCAAAGACTCCCCCCGTTCCGGTATATGACGAAGAGTTAGTGCACAAG ACAATCCTGGTTGGGGACAGTGGCGTGGGAAAGACATCTCTGTTGGTGCAGTTCGATCAGGGAAAGTTCATCCCTGGCTCCTTCTCTGCCACAGTGGGCATTGGATTCacg AATAAAGTCGTGACTGTTGACGATGTAAAAGTCAAACTACAG ATATGGGACACAGCGGGACAAGAAAGGTTCAGAAGTGTGACACATGCATATTACAGAGATGCACACG CCTTGCTCCTCCTATACGACATCACCAGTAAATCATCCTTTGATAACATCACG GCATGGTTAACGGAGATCCATGAGTATGCACAGAGCGATGTAGTCATCATGTTGCTGGGCAACAAG GCTGACATGAGCAGTGACAGAGCGATcaagagagatgaaggagagaggCTTGCCAGA GAGTATTCAGTTCCCTTCATGGAGACGAGTGCCAAGACAGGAGTCAATGTAGAGCTGGCCTTCACTGCTGTGGCCAAGTATGATACAGTCTTCACAACATGGCTTATTAACACGCATGTGTTCTGCACTGAGGTGGCACTAATTATTCATTACAATGTGACTTCCCTGATCGAGCAGTTTCTGGAGCAATGTCAATTAGATATTAACCATGGAAACATTTCCTGCCtctttttaactgtacagtgtttAGTACTGACAATAATACTGTAA